A window from Chitinophaga filiformis encodes these proteins:
- a CDS encoding alpha-galactosidase, which produces MLLAVTALLWLHVAHAATPPGWKIVYDKNTKVLHLTRPAGNVDFLLYASYKWNGKLITTKDYANGVQAVKALKDVFGKGTMIQVTYKDEKLPTLVQSFYQYPGKDYLLTDFTLEAASGNIASNYMAPVNLADVTPVLGKGDNRALFIPFDNDKWIRFQSHPLNFSSLTSYEATAVFNGNSRRGVVVGSVEHDFWKSAVIMNKDGAAYTLTCFGGIADSTTRDILPHGAREGRVIRSPKVMLGVFSDWRAGMDAYGTANAAIAPPRAWNKALPMGWNSWGVLQFNISYEKALEVSDFFHDNLQNHHFVNSDGELVIGLDSGWDRFTEEQLKDFVKHCKANGQMAGIYWTPFTDWGKRPESDIKEAPQYKFKDVYLYANGQPQDLDGAYAIDPTHPAIEERMKKVAALFHRCGFQYVKVDFMAHGAINADKWYNPQVRSGIAAYNYGMQLLDKYFGNMYINLSIAPIFPAQYAQSRRIACDAWNKIKDTEYTLNAVSYGWWINKIYRFNDADHVVLQQASEGENRARVTSAVITGLFISGDDFSKGGSEEGKAKARQFLTNAEVNAAAMGRSFRPVEGTGERSEDQFTFTDAKGNTYYAVFNYTENARSTQLPLQRLGLDPHKLYTVRDLWSHTDIDAADTINIPAKDVRFLKINRK; this is translated from the coding sequence ATGCTATTAGCGGTGACAGCGCTTTTATGGTTGCACGTAGCTCATGCTGCTACGCCGCCCGGCTGGAAGATCGTATACGACAAAAACACTAAGGTCCTGCACCTTACACGCCCGGCAGGAAATGTCGATTTTCTGTTGTATGCTTCCTACAAATGGAATGGAAAACTGATCACGACAAAAGATTATGCCAATGGCGTACAGGCAGTGAAAGCACTGAAAGATGTATTCGGCAAAGGAACAATGATCCAGGTGACTTATAAGGATGAAAAACTGCCTACCCTGGTACAGTCTTTCTACCAATACCCGGGTAAAGACTACCTGCTTACCGATTTTACTTTGGAAGCAGCTTCCGGCAACATCGCTTCCAATTATATGGCGCCGGTGAACCTGGCAGATGTGACACCGGTATTGGGCAAGGGCGACAACCGCGCACTGTTCATTCCCTTCGACAATGATAAGTGGATCCGCTTTCAGTCACACCCCTTGAATTTCTCTTCTCTCACCAGCTACGAAGCCACTGCCGTTTTCAATGGCAATAGCCGTAGAGGCGTAGTGGTAGGTTCGGTGGAGCACGACTTCTGGAAATCGGCCGTGATCATGAATAAGGATGGCGCTGCATATACATTGACCTGCTTCGGGGGCATTGCTGATTCTACTACCCGCGACATCCTGCCGCATGGTGCACGTGAAGGGCGTGTTATCAGATCGCCTAAGGTGATGCTCGGCGTCTTCAGCGACTGGCGTGCAGGTATGGATGCCTACGGAACCGCCAACGCTGCCATCGCTCCTCCTAGAGCCTGGAACAAAGCCCTGCCAATGGGATGGAACAGCTGGGGCGTATTGCAGTTCAATATCAGCTATGAGAAGGCTTTGGAAGTGTCTGACTTCTTCCATGACAACCTGCAGAATCATCATTTTGTGAACAGCGACGGAGAACTGGTGATTGGACTGGACTCCGGTTGGGACCGTTTTACGGAAGAACAGTTGAAAGACTTCGTAAAGCACTGCAAAGCTAATGGCCAGATGGCCGGCATATACTGGACGCCTTTTACCGACTGGGGTAAACGCCCGGAGTCGGATATAAAAGAAGCGCCGCAGTATAAGTTCAAAGATGTGTACCTGTATGCGAATGGCCAGCCGCAGGACCTGGACGGGGCTTATGCCATCGACCCTACGCATCCGGCTATTGAAGAGCGCATGAAGAAAGTAGCTGCTCTCTTTCATCGTTGTGGCTTTCAGTATGTAAAAGTTGACTTTATGGCGCATGGCGCTATTAACGCAGATAAGTGGTACAATCCCCAGGTAAGATCCGGTATTGCGGCTTACAACTACGGTATGCAGCTGCTGGATAAATACTTCGGCAATATGTACATTAACCTCTCCATTGCACCAATATTTCCCGCTCAGTATGCCCAGTCTCGCCGCATAGCCTGCGATGCCTGGAACAAGATCAAGGATACTGAGTACACCCTGAATGCAGTTTCCTATGGTTGGTGGATCAATAAGATCTACCGTTTCAATGATGCCGATCATGTGGTGCTGCAACAGGCTTCAGAAGGGGAGAACCGTGCCCGTGTTACCTCCGCCGTTATCACGGGATTGTTTATCTCCGGAGACGACTTCAGTAAAGGTGGCAGCGAAGAAGGTAAGGCGAAAGCCCGGCAGTTCCTGACCAATGCCGAAGTAAATGCTGCCGCCATGGGCCGCAGCTTCCGTCCCGTGGAAGGTACCGGGGAACGCTCCGAAGACCAGTTCACATTTACGGATGCGAAAGGCAATACCTATTACGCCGTTTTCAATTACACCGAAAATGCCCGTAGTACGCAGCTGCCATTGCAAAGACTGGGGCTTGATCCCCATAAGCTCTATACAGTGCGCGACCTTTGGTCACATACTGACATAGACGCTGCGGATACGATCAATATTCCGGCAAAAGATGTTCGTTTCCTTAAAATAAATAGAAAATAA
- a CDS encoding RagB/SusD family nutrient uptake outer membrane protein, producing MKRNILTWSLVAGFAMFSASCSNFLDEKSPTRLDESQVYSDVNLVETSLKGAYASWKAVRTDEQALIMMMGTDETQQGALQMKSDAAKGGIDRYDGNLNSTLAHISNQWGIRWPIVNEAARIIKGLSSSPVEPGSREAKLVGEASFIRGFLDFQLAMYWGEIPIRDLDHEAELGFRRQPLKDVWTFIIADLQRAADNCPKTNDPGRATSGAAWAMLGKAYMSAPVSTGLRDFSKAAACFEKMMGDYSLVPYKNLWDYNTPNTTEAILEFQFSPVYPNNNKIQFQIGSRAVQAFFGDGCYYSGYDKIVPTQYAYSSVDSGGVWEPGDQRRFEAIRYDFTYYGQTPNLDPLKWEDLGNDYDELMPHVKKYEDFRTDKHADNKINNMWNSGKNIPVLRLADIKLCYAECLNELNRTAEAVNVVNEVRTRAWGGTLPDNRKWTTMGQDAFRTAIMDERMRELFAEDWRRIDLIRTGKYVEYVKARNKWTKQSGTIQNFNVLLPIPDTEMKLNGDITPADQNEGYH from the coding sequence ATGAAACGCAATATATTAACATGGAGCCTGGTAGCAGGATTTGCAATGTTCTCGGCTTCCTGCAGCAATTTCCTCGACGAGAAAAGCCCCACCAGGCTGGATGAAAGCCAGGTGTACTCCGACGTAAACCTGGTAGAAACAAGTCTTAAAGGTGCTTATGCAAGCTGGAAAGCAGTGCGTACCGATGAACAGGCGCTTATTATGATGATGGGTACCGACGAAACCCAGCAGGGCGCCCTGCAGATGAAGAGCGATGCTGCTAAAGGTGGTATTGACCGCTACGATGGTAACCTCAACTCCACATTGGCCCATATCTCAAATCAATGGGGTATCCGCTGGCCTATTGTGAATGAAGCTGCCAGGATCATCAAAGGCCTGAGCTCTTCGCCTGTTGAACCTGGCTCCCGTGAAGCTAAACTGGTGGGTGAAGCTTCCTTTATACGTGGCTTCCTCGATTTTCAGCTGGCCATGTACTGGGGCGAAATTCCTATCCGTGACCTGGACCATGAAGCTGAATTAGGTTTCCGTCGCCAGCCACTGAAAGATGTGTGGACTTTCATTATCGCAGACCTGCAACGTGCGGCTGACAATTGTCCGAAGACCAATGACCCCGGTCGTGCTACCTCCGGCGCCGCATGGGCAATGTTGGGTAAGGCTTATATGTCTGCCCCCGTAAGCACAGGGCTGCGCGACTTCTCAAAGGCCGCTGCCTGTTTCGAGAAGATGATGGGTGATTACTCCCTGGTGCCTTATAAGAACCTGTGGGATTATAACACCCCCAATACAACAGAAGCGATCCTGGAGTTTCAGTTCAGCCCCGTGTATCCGAACAATAACAAGATTCAGTTCCAGATAGGTTCCCGTGCTGTACAGGCGTTCTTCGGAGATGGTTGCTATTATTCCGGGTATGATAAGATCGTACCTACTCAATATGCCTATTCTTCCGTGGATAGTGGTGGAGTATGGGAACCGGGCGACCAGCGCCGGTTTGAAGCCATTCGTTACGACTTTACCTACTATGGTCAAACACCCAACCTGGACCCGCTTAAATGGGAAGATCTCGGTAATGACTATGACGAGCTGATGCCGCACGTAAAGAAGTATGAAGACTTCCGCACAGACAAGCATGCCGACAATAAGATCAATAACATGTGGAACTCCGGTAAGAATATTCCGGTACTGCGCCTGGCTGATATTAAACTATGCTACGCAGAATGCCTCAATGAGCTAAACCGTACAGCGGAAGCAGTAAATGTAGTGAACGAAGTACGTACACGCGCCTGGGGCGGTACACTGCCCGACAACAGGAAGTGGACAACGATGGGACAGGATGCTTTCCGTACAGCCATTATGGACGAGCGTATGCGTGAACTCTTTGCGGAAGACTGGCGCCGCATAGACCTGATCCGTACAGGTAAATATGTTGAGTATGTAAAGGCCCGCAACAAATGGACAAAACAGTCAGGTACCATACAGAACTTCAATGTACTGTTACCAATTCCGGATACAGAAATGAAGTTAAATGGCGATATTACACCTGCTGATCAGAATGAAGGTTATCATTAA